The DNA region ACAGAGGGTGTGCGGTAGCGAGTGCGGAGATGGCGATCTTAGCAGGGGCACAAAGAGTAGAGGGAACGCTTTTGGGCAATGGCGAGAGAGCGGGCAATGTTGACTTGATTACCTTAGCGTTCAATCTTTACTCGCAAGGGATCGATCCGATGTTAGACATCTACAACATCGATACGATTTTACAGGAGATCATTACATTGACGCACAGTAGCATTCCTCCCCGTCACCCTTATGTAGGTTCTATGATTTACACGGCTTTTTCGGGTACCCATCAGGACGCAATAAAGAAGGGTATGGAGTACCAGAAGGTGGCGTTAGATGGTTATTGGCACGTACCGTACCTTGTGATCGACCCCAAGGATATCAAGCGGGATTATCGCGATGTGGTGCGCATTAACTCCCAATCGGGCAAAGGGGGCGTGGCGTATGTGCTGAAGGAGTTTTACGGCATTGAGACGACCAAAAACATGCAAATTGAAATTGCGTTGGAAGTCCAAAGGCTTTGTGATGAGAAGGGTATTGAAGTTACGGCAGAAGAGATTTTTAAAGTTTTCAGGCAAATATGCAAGCTTTGAGCTTTACATGTAAAGAGGAGAAAATGATGAGTGGACAATGGAAAGCAGATGCCTACGCGGCAAATTCAAAAGGGCAAGCGGTTTGGGCGCACGAGTTAATTGAAAAGATGGAGCTTATGGGTGATGAATCCATTTTGGATATTGGATGTGGCGATGGAAAGATTACGGATACGCTCAGTCGCCGCACCCGTAGTGAAGTGGTTGGCATTGACTTTAGTGATGAGATGATCGCGTATGCTAAAGCGTCTTTTTCAAAGCCTACATTTATGCAGATGGACGCACAAGCTCTAAGCTTTAACGAGCGTTTTGATGTGGTGTTTTCCAATGCCGCGTTGCACTGGGCAAAAGACCATCACGCCATTTTAGAAGGTATCTATCAAGCGCTAAAGCCAAAGGGCAGAGCGATTTTACAGATGGGAGGAGCGGGGAATGGCGAAAAAGTGTTTGAAGCCTTCACCCAAATTCTTCCAGACTATGCAGCATATTTCGGAAGATTTGAGTCACCTTATACCTTTCATTCGGACATTACGTACGAGGCATTGTTAAACAGTATAGGTTTTAGTACGCATCAAGCGCATTTAGTGTTTAAAGATATGGTACATGAAAATCTTAAAGCATTTCGCGGTTGGCTTGAAACCGCGTGGTTTCCATTTATCAATCCTGTGCCACATGCGCTCAAAGAGACATTTGTTGAGGCGTGGATAGAGGCGTATAGTGCGCTTTGCCCACCCGATCATGAGGGTAGAGTGCATGTGGGTATGATGCGCCTTGAAGTGCAATTGAGCAAGTAAAAACGTTTACATGTAAAGATAAGGATTCAAAGGATGAAGCGATGATGATCAGTGAAAGTCAACACGAAAAGTATCTCACACGTTTTACCAATGGTATGTTAAGTGCCTACGCCGATACGACAAAAAATAAAGGAGGTTTAGAGCAAGGCTTTAGACCTCATGAACTCTTGGAAGCGGCGTTGGCGTGTTGTATGAATATGTCACTTAGAATGAATGCCGAAAAACTTTGTATTCCCCTTAAAGAGGTGAAAGTGCAGGTTTCTTTAAATCGAGAAAACTCTGAGCAGTCAACATTTGAATACAGTGTATCGTTTGGAGAATCACTCTTATATGAAGACGAACAAAAACTATTGAGAGCGCTTGAGTGTAGTTCGGTTCGTTCGACATTATCAAAGCCATTAGCGTTTAAGCTCGTCAATGAAAAAGCGAATCTGTGATAAAATCGTTCTACTCTTTTACTCTAAAGGTCGTGTCATGATAAGTGTTGAATTTTTGATTACCGCTTTAATTGTAGTACTAATTCCTGGTACGGGCGTTCTTTTTACGATTTCCACGGGATTAGCGCAAGGGAAAAAAGCGAGTATGTATGCGGCTCTTGGGTGTACAGCAGGGATTGTTCCGCATCTTTTAGCGACGATTTTTGGGCTTGCGGCTATTATGCACACGAGTGCCCTCGCATTTGAAATTCTAAAAATTGCGGGGGTTATGTATCTGTTTTATCTGGCGGTTATGACATGGAGGGACAAGGGTGGTTTTGAAACAGAGGCGATTTCAGCGCGCACCAGTGCTTTTTCGCTAGCGTCTAAAGCATTTTTACTGAACATCCTCAATCCCAAATTAACGATTTTCTTTTTAGCTTTTTTACCGCAATTTATTGCACCAGAGACACCATCGCCAGTGTTGGATATGATGGTGTTAAGTGTTGTGTTTATGCTAATGACCTTTGGTGTATTTGTTCTCTATGGTCTTTTAGCGCACGTCTTTCGCCAGCGTGTCATAGCGTCACACCGTGTCCAAACATGGCTACGACGTGGGTTTGCATTGACGTTTGCAGGACTTGGTATACAACTAGCTTCTTCTTCACAGAAGTGACGAAAAACTTTACATGTAAAGCTTTGTGAGTTTCGAATGATCGTCTTTCAAAGAGGTCAATACCTCTTTAGCATTCTTAATTAGATAGCATAGGTAAGAGCATCTTTAAGACTATCGCGGATGGCTAAAAAATCCTCTTTAGCATTCAGGAAAAGATCAACAATTTGCGGATCAAAATGTTTTCCACGCTCATTTTCAAAAAATTCAAAAATAGCCGCATCTTCCCATGCTTTTTTATAACAACGGTCATGGCTCAGAGCATCAAAAACATCGGCAACACTCACAATGCGTGCATAGAGATGAATCTCTGTGCCTTTAAGATTCATGGGATAGCCTGAACCATCGTATTTTTCATGGTGCTCTTTAGCAATGGTCGCGGCTGCTTTAAGGAGTGGTCGCGTAGAGTTTTGTAAAATGGTGTAGCCAATCATCGAGTGTGTACGCATAACCGTCCACTCTTCGTCGCTTAAAGAACCTGGTTTATGTAAAATAGCATCGGGAATCCCCACTTTTCCTATATCGTGCATAGGTGAAGCTGATGCGATGAGGTCGGATTCTTTTTTATCAAGACCGTATTTTTGAGCTAATAGGTGAGAATAGGCCGCGACACGCCTGACATGATTGCCTGTCTCTTTACTGCGGCTTTCTGCAATCTCGCCCATGCAGTAAATAACCTCTTGTTGCGTTGCTTCAAGCTCTACATGTAAGGTAATGATTTCGCTGACATCACGCCGTATTGCCATATATTCTAAAGGGGTATTGTTCTTGTTGAAAATCGGTAATATCGTTGAATAAACCCAATACGCTTGACCATTTTTCTTCTGATTTTTCAAAACGCCTTTCCAGACTTTGCCTTTTTTAAGTGTATCCCATAAATCAATAAAGACTTCGTTGGGGGTATCTTTATGGCGAGTAATGTTGTGATTTTTCCCAATGACTTCTGCTTCTTTAAAACCGGTTGTTTTATAGAAATTTTCATTGGCAAAGGTGATGTTACCATCCAAATCCGTACGCGTCAGGATGGTACTTTTATTGATGGCATTTTCATATTGTTTGGACATATGGTACGCATCTTCAAAGTTCTTTTCAGAAATTTTAAGTTGATTTTGAAGAGAGTCATGAATTTCACGCACATTGCTAATATCGGTTCGAATGCTAATGAATTCAACAATGTTGCCATTGTGGTCAACAATGGGATTAATCACCGCATTGACCCAATACGCGGTACCATCTTTGCGTCTATTTTTGACCACACCTTCCCACTTTTCACCTTTTAAAAGAGTGTCCCACATCTGTTTAAACGTCTCTTTGGGCACACTTGGGTGACGCACAATGCTATGCGGTTGTCCTATTAGCTCTTCATAACGATAGCCTGAGATTTTACAAAATTTATCATTGGCATAGGTGATAATGCCTTCTTTATTGGTCTTTGAGACAATCGTACTGCGATCAACCGCATTTTTATACTCTTGTAAAATCGTTTTTTGATAGAAATTTTCTTTGGTTTTTCGCCCAAAATCAATCCAATAATCGACTTTTTGTAAAAGCTCTTCT from Sulfurospirillum diekertiae includes:
- a CDS encoding class I SAM-dependent methyltransferase, producing the protein MSGQWKADAYAANSKGQAVWAHELIEKMELMGDESILDIGCGDGKITDTLSRRTRSEVVGIDFSDEMIAYAKASFSKPTFMQMDAQALSFNERFDVVFSNAALHWAKDHHAILEGIYQALKPKGRAILQMGGAGNGEKVFEAFTQILPDYAAYFGRFESPYTFHSDITYEALLNSIGFSTHQAHLVFKDMVHENLKAFRGWLETAWFPFINPVPHALKETFVEAWIEAYSALCPPDHEGRVHVGMMRLEVQLSK
- a CDS encoding OsmC family protein yields the protein MMISESQHEKYLTRFTNGMLSAYADTTKNKGGLEQGFRPHELLEAALACCMNMSLRMNAEKLCIPLKEVKVQVSLNRENSEQSTFEYSVSFGESLLYEDEQKLLRALECSSVRSTLSKPLAFKLVNEKANL
- a CDS encoding LysE family translocator, whose amino-acid sequence is MKKRICDKIVLLFYSKGRVMISVEFLITALIVVLIPGTGVLFTISTGLAQGKKASMYAALGCTAGIVPHLLATIFGLAAIMHTSALAFEILKIAGVMYLFYLAVMTWRDKGGFETEAISARTSAFSLASKAFLLNILNPKLTIFFLAFLPQFIAPETPSPVLDMMVLSVVFMLMTFGVFVLYGLLAHVFRQRVIASHRVQTWLRRGFALTFAGLGIQLASSSQK
- a CDS encoding PAS domain S-box protein gives rise to the protein MTIDLKSIQKEANVGSILIIDHSRMFSKMLQKELKTLGYTIRHANTLHAAIELLTFLSFDLIVLDLTLPDGEGELILQNLHIFEKHKILVYTSDATTQQCDEWAHYGVLGYLCKTSPLSFVGQEIDRTMKALLKNTTNSILVIDDSPTSAQHIQELLEPLNYHVEIAYDSPSAQGLLKNTPFDLIILDFSSSNAMGEAILVEFRSMPQSMHIPIFILTEQYNAHTVRKLIKQGANEFFHKPFIEEELLQKVDYWIDFGRKTKENFYQKTILQEYKNAVDRSTIVSKTNKEGIITYANDKFCKISGYRYEELIGQPHSIVRHPSVPKETFKQMWDTLLKGEKWEGVVKNRRKDGTAYWVNAVINPIVDHNGNIVEFISIRTDISNVREIHDSLQNQLKISEKNFEDAYHMSKQYENAINKSTILTRTDLDGNITFANENFYKTTGFKEAEVIGKNHNITRHKDTPNEVFIDLWDTLKKGKVWKGVLKNQKKNGQAYWVYSTILPIFNKNNTPLEYMAIRRDVSEIITLHVELEATQQEVIYCMGEIAESRSKETGNHVRRVAAYSHLLAQKYGLDKKESDLIASASPMHDIGKVGIPDAILHKPGSLSDEEWTVMRTHSMIGYTILQNSTRPLLKAAATIAKEHHEKYDGSGYPMNLKGTEIHLYARIVSVADVFDALSHDRCYKKAWEDAAIFEFFENERGKHFDPQIVDLFLNAKEDFLAIRDSLKDALTYAI